CAGCGGAGCGGCGTGGGAGAGGTGAGCCGCCCTCGCCTCCCCGCGAGGTCGTAGCGTTGTCCCGAGAGGGGGCGCCGTGTCGGATTTCAACGAGAAGGTCATCGACGAGTTCCGCGCGAACGCGGGGCGCGTGCAGGGGTTCGGACGCGCGCTGGTGCTGTTGCACCACGTCGGCGCCCGCAGTGGCACGACGCGCACATCGCCCGTCATGGCGATCAGCCCCGATGACGACACGTGGCTGATCGCGGCTTCGATGGGCGGTGCGCCGACGCATCCTGCCTGGTTCCACAACCTCCGCGCGCACCCCGACGTCTCCATCGAGACCCCTGAGGGAACCGTGGACGTGCACGCCGAGGTCCTCGGCCCCGAGGAGCGCGATGCCGCCTGGCCGCTGTTCACGCAGCGCAGCGACGGCTTCCGGACGTACCAGGAGCGCACGGAGCGCACGATCCCGATCGTGCGGCTGACGCGACGATGACGACCCGGGTAGCCTGACGCGAACGGAAGGACCGGACTGAGGCGTCCGGCTACGAGGCAAGGGAGCCGCCATGCGAGCAACCCGCGTTCCCGCGCGGCGATTCATCGGCATGGTGCGTCGCGACGGCTTTCTCGATGCGACGGGTGACCTGTGGCGTGCACACGGGGATGCCTTCGACGTGCGGATCGGCTCGCAGCGGCTCATGTTCCTGATGCACCCGGACGCCGTCACGCAGGTGAACATGACTGCGCGCGACAGCTTCACCAAGGGCAAGAGCTACGACGGCGTCCGGGCCTTCTTGATCGGCGAGGGACTCGTCGGCAGCACGGGCGACCTCTGGAAGAGACAGCGCAAACTCATGGCACCGTTCTTCACGCCTCGGGGCGTGCGGGCCTACTCCGAGATCATGCTTCAGGACGCGATTCGCCTCTCCGAGCGATGGGATGCCCTGGCCGACTCCGACGGCGGCGTGGACATGTCCGACGAGATGACACTCGTCACCGCGTCGATCATCCTCACGTCGATGTTCAGCACGGCGACGACGGACTCGATCGTCGAGATCAAGGACGCGGTCGCCGAGATGATCCGGTTCTCCGGCGACACGGTGAAGGTCATCCGGGTGCCGCTGCCCGTCCCGACACCGCGGAATCGTCGATACCTCGCTGCTCGGGCCCTGGTGCACGGAACGATCGCCGACGTGATCGCGACGCGCCGCAGCATCGACGAAGCGGACTGGCCCGATGATCTGCTCTCGCGACTCATGCTCGCGCGCGACCCGGCCACGGGCGAACCGATGAGCGAGACGCTTCTGCGCGATGAATCGATCACGACGTTCTTCGCCGGACATGAGACGACAGCCCGCACGCTGACATTCGCGTGGTACGCACTGGCAGCGAATCCCGAGGCACGCGCACGCCTGCACGCCGAGCTGGACGCGGTGCTCGGCGGTCGCCCCCCGACCGCCGACGACCTCCACGATCTGCCCTACACGCTCCAGGTGGTCAAGGAGGTGCTGCGCCTGTTCCCGGCAGCGCCGTTCTATGCGCGCGACGCGATCTCGGATGCAGAGGTCGCCGGCATCACCGTGCCGGAACGGACGACGGTGATGCTCTCGCCGTACTGGACTCATCGACATCCCGAATTCTGGGACCATCCTGATCGATTCGATCCGGATCGGTGGGGTGGTCGGCAAGAGGCCGACATGCACAGCCACCAGTACCACCCATTCGCGGCAGGACCGAGGATATGCATCGGCAACAGCTTCTCGCTGCTCGAATCGCATCTGCTGCTCGCTGTCCTCGCCCAGCGATTCTCGCCCCGCCTCGCCGAGGGAGCCCGGCCGCGGTGGCACA
This region of Microbacterium thalassium genomic DNA includes:
- a CDS encoding nitroreductase family deazaflavin-dependent oxidoreductase, which gives rise to MSDFNEKVIDEFRANAGRVQGFGRALVLLHHVGARSGTTRTSPVMAISPDDDTWLIAASMGGAPTHPAWFHNLRAHPDVSIETPEGTVDVHAEVLGPEERDAAWPLFTQRSDGFRTYQERTERTIPIVRLTRR
- a CDS encoding cytochrome P450, which translates into the protein MRATRVPARRFIGMVRRDGFLDATGDLWRAHGDAFDVRIGSQRLMFLMHPDAVTQVNMTARDSFTKGKSYDGVRAFLIGEGLVGSTGDLWKRQRKLMAPFFTPRGVRAYSEIMLQDAIRLSERWDALADSDGGVDMSDEMTLVTASIILTSMFSTATTDSIVEIKDAVAEMIRFSGDTVKVIRVPLPVPTPRNRRYLAARALVHGTIADVIATRRSIDEADWPDDLLSRLMLARDPATGEPMSETLLRDESITTFFAGHETTARTLTFAWYALAANPEARARLHAELDAVLGGRPPTADDLHDLPYTLQVVKEVLRLFPAAPFYARDAISDAEVAGITVPERTTVMLSPYWTHRHPEFWDHPDRFDPDRWGGRQEADMHSHQYHPFAAGPRICIGNSFSLLESHLLLAVLAQRFSPRLAEGARPRWHMHGTLSFESGLPMRIERR